One stretch of Zingiber officinale cultivar Zhangliang chromosome 6B, Zo_v1.1, whole genome shotgun sequence DNA includes these proteins:
- the LOC121990140 gene encoding non-specific lipid transfer protein GPI-anchored 5-like: MVANMQAILLVAAMAVVVLSPAGIRAQLSSCTPVVLRLSPCLDYITGNVSTPSSQCCSLFSSAVQSDPQCICALITSGIAAAPSFGITVNQTQAFGLPAACSVQFPLSQCNSNAPMASPPISSPPPPGLPTSDGNAVEVGLPLLVSLLAAAVYPLVGF; this comes from the exons ATGGTAGCGAACATGCAAGCAATCCTTCTTGTCGCAGCGATGGCGGTGGTGGTGCTCTCGCCAGCCGGCATCAGGGCGCAGCTCAGTTCCTGCACGCCGGTCGTCTTGAGGTTGTCTCCCTGCCTTGACTACATCACCGGCAACGTCTCCACCCCATCAAGCCAATGCTGCTCGCTGTTCTCGTCGGCAGTGCAGTCCGACCCGCAGTGCATCTGCGCCCTCATCACCTCCGGAATCGCGGCCGCCCCCTCGTTCGGGATCACCGTGAACCAGACGCAGGCGTTTGGGCTCCCCGCCGCCTGCAGCGTCCAGTTTCCTCTGAGCCAGTGCAACT CTAATGCTCCGATGGCATCGCCTCCGATATCATCGCCTCCACCTCCGGGCTTGCCCACGTCGGATGGGAACGCGGTCGAAGTCGGTCTACCTTTGCTGGTGTCTCTGCTGGCGGCGGCGGTGTATCCTCTGGTTGGCTTTTGA